GACAACGGCACCGGCATGCATGTCAACATGTCGATCTGGAAGGACGGCAAGCCGCTGTTCGCTGGCGACAAATACGCCGATCTCAGCCAGGAAGCGCTCTACTACATCGGCGGCATCCTCAAGCACGCCAAGACGCTGAACGCCTTCACCAACCCAGCGACGAACTCCTACAAGCGCCTGATCCCGGGCTTCGAGGCGCCGGTGCTGCGCGCCTATTCGGCGCGGAACCGCTCGGGCTGCGTGCGGATCCCGTGGACCGAAAGCCCGAAGGCCAAGCGCGTCGAGGCCCGCTTCCCCGACCCCTCGGCCAACCCCTACCTGTGCTTCGCGGCGCTGCTGATGGCCGGTATCGACGGGATCAAGAACAAGATCGATCCCGGCGAGGCGATGGACAAGAACCTCTACGATCTGCCGCCCGAGGAACTGGAAGGCATCCCCACGGTCTGCGCGTCGCTGCGCGAAGCTCTGGAAAGCCTCGAGAAGGATCACGAGTTTCTTCTGGCCGGCGACGTGTTCACCAAGGACCAGATCGAAGGCTACATGGAGCTCAAGTGGGAGGAGGTCTACGCCTTCGAACACACGCCGCACCCGGTGGAGTTCAAGCTGTACTACAGCTGCTGACGCGAGGCGGACGGTAGGACCTGAAGGGGCGCCATTTGGCGCCCCTTTTTCGTTTCGCTGCAGCGCTCAGTCGGAAGCCGCCGGGCGCGCCGGGTCGAACCCGATGGGATGGGCCGCGAGCGCGGCCCGCTGCGCGGCGTCCAAGCTTTCTCGCGCGACCACGTAGGTGTGGATCGAGAACACCACCGCTTGCGTGCGCGGCAGGCGCGCCAGAACCTGTCGCTCGCTGCGCAGCCACGGCGCGGGTCCCTGCACCTTGGCGCGCGGCGCGGACTCCGGACGGGGCTGGAACAACGCCGGATCCGCGTAGAAATGCGCGTTCGCCCGCCACAGCAGGCGCCCCGGCCGCAGGCCCGCGAAAAGCCGGTTCACCCGCGCGGCGAGCGCCGCATCGTAGTGCGGCACCGGCCCATGGATCGCGTCGAGCAGCCGGCCCATCTTTTCGGCAAGCATCCAGCTTGCGGGAAAGCACAGGATCGCCCCGGTCAGCACATGGGCGCCGCCCCGCCTCTCCATCAGGCAGAAATCCTCCTGCACGAGGCGCCCCAACGTCAGCAGCGGCGCGTCCCCGGTCAAGGGTCACCCGGACCCCGTCCGGGCGCGTTACGGCGCTGTCGGACAGCTCGAACCCGCCGAGTCCCGGCAACAGGGCCAGCACCGCCTCCAGCACTTCTGCCGCGGCGTCTGTCGCGCACGGCTCCAGCGCGTGCACGCGACCGCAGGCCGTCTCGATCAGCCGGTCACGCTCGGCCATCTGGGCGGCATAGGCGTCATCCACGACCAGCCAGTCGGCCATGTCGAGCGGCTGGATGCCCGGAAGCCGCCGCATCTGCGGCACAGCCCAGGGCGTGTAGGGCAAACGTCGTTGCAGGATCGGGCGCGGTGCGGCCATGCCCAAGATCAAGGCCGATCCCGACCGTCCACGCAAGACCCGAGATGCACGCCCCTTGCCGCGCGGACCCGGCGGCCCCAAGGTGACGCCACATCCGAAAGGAGGCTCCATGGAGAAAATCATCTTCGCAGGGCATGACGGCCACTCCCTCGCCGCCCGCCTCGACCGGCCCGCGGGCGCGGTGCGGGCGGCCGCGCTCTTTGCCCACTGCTTCACCTGCGGCAAGGACATCCACGCCGCGCGCCGCATCGCCGGGCGGCTGAACGCGCTGGGATTCGCGGTGCTGCGGTTCGACTTCACCGGGCTCGGCCAATCCGACGGCGCGTTCGAGGACACGACCTTCACCTCGAACGTTACCGATATCGTGGCCGCCGCGCGCCACATGGACAGCATGGGGCTCGCGCCGGGCCTGCTGATCGGGCATTCGCTGGGCGGCGCGGCGGTGCTGAAGGCGGCGCGACAGATCGACTCGGTGCGGGCAGTGGCGACACTCGGCGCGCCGGCCCATCCCGAACACGTCACGAAGCACCTGCAAAGCGCGGAAGCGGGTCCGGACGGCGTGCGCGAGATCACGCTGGGCGGGCGGCGACTGCGGGTCGGGCCGGACTTCCTCGACGACGTCGCGACAGAAAGCCTGGAGGGCGCGATTCGCGATCTCAAGCGCGCGATCCTGGTGATGCACGCGCCGCGCGACGAGATCGTCGGAATCGACAACGCAACCGAGATATTCACCCGCGCGAAACATCCCAAGAGCTTCGTCACGCTGGACAGCTCCGACCACCTGATTTCAAGCGCCGAAGACGCCGAGTACGCGGCGGGCGTCATCGCCGCCTGGGCACAGCGCTATCTCGACCTGCCCGCACCCGCCGCGCCGGCGGACGCCCCCGAAGGCGTGGTCCGCGTCACGGAGGCAGACCCGGAGGGCTTTCAGCAGGATGTGGTGTCTGGCCGCCACCACCTGACCGCAGACGAGCCCGCCGCCTTCGGCGGCACCGACCGCGGCCTTTCGCCCTATGGGCTTCTAGCCGCCGCGCTCGGGGCCTGCACCGCGATGACGGTTCGGATGTATGCCCGGCGCAAGCGCTGGCCACTAACCGATATCCGCGTGGACGTCGCCCATGACAAGCTGCATGCGCGGGACGCGGAGGCTGGCGCCGGGCAGAAGGTGGACCGGTTCCACAGGGCGGTCTGCCTGGCGGGGGAGCTCGATCAGGACCAGCGCGCGCGGTTGATGCAGGTCGCAGATCGCTGCCCGGTGCACCAGACGCTGGAACGGGCCTCCGAGATCGTGACCGAACGCGCCTGAGCGGCACTCTCGGCCCGCGGCGCGGGCCGGGCGTCCGGCGGGGATATTTCGGGCCAGAAGAAGGCCCCGCTTCGCGACACAAACGATACGGGCGCGCCCGTTGCGGGCGCGCCCGGAGGCCGCATTCGGAGCCGGATCAGCCGCGGGCCCGGCCGACGAGTTTCCAGAGCGCGGGGATCAGCAGGGCGGCGAGGCCGAGCTTGAGCGCGTCGCCGATCAGGAACGGCGTCAGGCCCCAGGCCAGGATCGGCTGGTCCCAGCCGTAGAGCTGGCCGAGCCACAGCAGGCCGGGCACGTAGATCAGTACGTTGCCTGCCAGCATCGCCAGCGCCATCCGCCCGGTCGAGCGGTCCCATCCGGCGCGGGCGGCGAGGCCGAGCGCGGCGACCGCCAGCACGTAGCCAAACAGGTAGCCGCCGGTGGATCCCATCATGTAGGTCAGCCCCGACGCCTCGGCGCTCGTGCCCACGAAGACGTCGTAGCCGAGCGCGCCGATCCCGAGATAACCGAGAATCGTCGCCAGCCCGAGCCGCGGCCCGTAGGCAGCGCCGATGGCGAGCACGGCGAAGGTGCCCATCGTGATCGGCACAGGCCACATCGGCACGCGAATCTTCGCCGCCACGGCGAGCACCGTGATACCCGCGACAACGAGGAGCGCCTGCTTTAC
This genomic window from Rhodovulum sp. ES.010 contains:
- a CDS encoding DUF3445 domain-containing protein — translated: MTGDAPLLTLGRLVQEDFCLMERRGGAHVLTGAILCFPASWMLAEKMGRLLDAIHGPVPHYDAALAARVNRLFAGLRPGRLLWRANAHFYADPALFQPRPESAPRAKVQGPAPWLRSERQVLARLPRTQAVVFSIHTYVVARESLDAAQRAALAAHPIGFDPARPAASD
- a CDS encoding bifunctional alpha/beta hydrolase/OsmC family protein, which gives rise to MEKIIFAGHDGHSLAARLDRPAGAVRAAALFAHCFTCGKDIHAARRIAGRLNALGFAVLRFDFTGLGQSDGAFEDTTFTSNVTDIVAAARHMDSMGLAPGLLIGHSLGGAAVLKAARQIDSVRAVATLGAPAHPEHVTKHLQSAEAGPDGVREITLGGRRLRVGPDFLDDVATESLEGAIRDLKRAILVMHAPRDEIVGIDNATEIFTRAKHPKSFVTLDSSDHLISSAEDAEYAAGVIAAWAQRYLDLPAPAAPADAPEGVVRVTEADPEGFQQDVVSGRHHLTADEPAAFGGTDRGLSPYGLLAAALGACTAMTVRMYARRKRWPLTDIRVDVAHDKLHARDAEAGAGQKVDRFHRAVCLAGELDQDQRARLMQVADRCPVHQTLERASEIVTERA
- a CDS encoding biotin transporter BioY, with protein sequence MALALTDKVLAETLLPGSGAALRVKQALLVVAGITVLAVAAKIRVPMWPVPITMGTFAVLAIGAAYGPRLGLATILGYLGIGALGYDVFVGTSAEASGLTYMMGSTGGYLFGYVLAVAALGLAARAGWDRSTGRMALAMLAGNVLIYVPGLLWLGQLYGWDQPILAWGLTPFLIGDALKLGLAALLIPALWKLVGRARG